One genomic segment of Erysipelotrichaceae bacterium 66202529 includes these proteins:
- a CDS encoding GntR family transcriptional regulator, producing the protein MNFDSNMPIYLQIMDEIKRWIVTDIYQPSQKIPSVRELAVEFGVNPNTVQRALSELERSGLVASERTAGRFICNDTEMIKELKEDVIRQKMDVFIEEIRQYGCDDETIVATVEERLHNGKAD; encoded by the coding sequence ATGAATTTTGATTCAAACATGCCAATCTATTTACAGATTATGGATGAGATAAAACGGTGGATCGTCACAGATATATATCAGCCTTCCCAGAAGATACCTTCTGTTCGTGAGCTGGCTGTTGAATTTGGCGTTAATCCGAATACCGTCCAGCGCGCGCTAAGTGAACTGGAGCGCAGCGGCCTTGTTGCAAGTGAACGCACGGCCGGAAGATTTATCTGTAACGATACTGAAATGATCAAAGAATTAAAGGAAGATGTAATTCGTCAAAAGATGGATGTGTTTATAGAGGAAATCCGTCAATACGGATGCGATGATGAAACAATCGTTGCTACAGTGGAAGAGAGGTTGCACAATGGAAAAGCTGATTGA
- a CDS encoding ATP-binding cassette domain-containing protein: MEKLIEICGLSKAYGKKQALHNVDMVFEGGQIIGLLGPNGSGKTTLLKVMTGLLKDYDGVVRIDGKDIGADTKAVVSYLPDEPYFSDWMKVKDALAIFVDMYADFDLDKCLSIMSRFQIDESMRIKTMSKGTKEKFQLALVMSRKAKIIVLDEPIGGVDPAAREVILDTILENYSADQTILIATHLIADIERIFSTVVFIKNGQIVLNKEVEEVRQETGKSIDELFREEFRY; the protein is encoded by the coding sequence ATGGAAAAGCTGATTGAAATATGCGGGCTTAGCAAGGCCTATGGAAAAAAGCAGGCGCTGCATAATGTGGATATGGTTTTTGAGGGTGGTCAGATCATCGGTCTGCTTGGCCCCAATGGAAGTGGAAAGACAACGCTGTTAAAGGTGATGACAGGACTGTTGAAGGATTATGATGGAGTTGTGAGAATTGATGGGAAGGATATTGGGGCGGATACAAAGGCAGTTGTATCCTATCTGCCGGATGAGCCGTATTTTTCCGATTGGATGAAGGTTAAGGATGCACTGGCAATTTTTGTGGATATGTATGCCGATTTTGATTTAGACAAATGTCTGAGCATTATGAGTCGGTTTCAAATTGATGAGAGTATGCGCATTAAGACGATGTCCAAGGGAACAAAGGAAAAATTTCAGCTGGCTCTGGTTATGAGCAGAAAGGCGAAAATCATTGTACTTGATGAACCTATCGGTGGTGTAGATCCGGCAGCGAGAGAGGTGATTCTTGATACTATTCTGGAAAATTACTCTGCAGATCAGACAATTCTTATTGCGACCCATCTGATTGCGGATATCGAGCGTATCTTCAGTACAGTAGTCTTTATCAAAAATGGACAGATTGTATTGAATAAGGAAGTTGAGGAGGTTCGTCAAGAAACAGGTAAGTCGATTGATGAATTATTCCGTGAAGAATTCCGCTACTAA